AACTGTTCGCCGTAGGAGCCGATCATGCCGGTTTGCGGGAAGTGGATGTGGGTATCAATGAAGCCCGGGGTAATCAGGGCATCCTGGTAGTGCACCACTTCGATGTCGGCATCCAGCGTCGGCAGCAGGTCACTGGCATGGCCCAGCGCGCTGATACGCCCATCATCGACCACCAACAGGCCATCTTCGAAATACTGATGGGAGGCCTCAAGGCCGACCTCGGCCGGGTCGGCGATGCTGTGCAGGATGGCGGCACGGTAGGCTTTGCGGGTAAGGGTCATAACACACTCGTCAAAGGGCTGGGCTGCGCCGGGAGGGCGGCAGCAACTGGGCAATGGGGCCGGCGTTCACGGCAGCGTCGTGCTGGCCGAAGCAGGCGTTGTAGGTGGCAATGATTTCCCCGGCGATGGACACGGCGATCTCGATGGGCAGCTTGCCCTTGACCTCGGCAATGCCCATCGGGCAACGCATGCGTGCCATCAGGGCGTCGTCGTAGCCGCGCTCGCGCAGGCGGTGTTCGAACTTGACGCGCTTGGTCTTCGAGCCAATCAGGCCGAACCAGGTGAAGTCATTGCGTTTGAGAATGGCGGCGGTCAGTTCCAGGTCGAGCTGGTGGTTGTGGGTCATGACGATGCAGTAACTGCCCGCAGGCAGGTCGGCCACTTCGTCGACCGGTTCCTCGCTGACCACCTTGGTCACCCCATTGGGGATGAGCTCGGGGAATTCCTGTTCGCGCGAATCGATCCAGCGCACCCGGCAGGGCAGCGCGGCGAGCAAGGGTACCAGAGCGCGGCCCACATGGCCCGCGCCGAACACGGCAATGTGCGCCTGCACCGCGGCCATGGGTTCGAACAGCAGCACGGTGGCGCCGCCGCAGCACTGGCCCAGGCTGGCGCCCAGGCTGAAACGCTCCAGGTGCGGGGTGGTGCGGTGTTCTTCCAGCATCTGCCGGGCGATGTGCAGCGCCTTGTATTCCAGGTGGCCGCCGCCGATGGTGTCGAACAGCCCGGTGGCACTGACCACCATCTTCGAGCCGGCATTGCGTGGGGTCGAGCCGCGTTCTTCGATGATGGTCACCAGTACG
The genomic region above belongs to Pseudomonas sp. PSKL.D1 and contains:
- the xdhC gene encoding xanthine dehydrogenase accessory protein XdhC, translating into MHQWINALADHQSRGEACVLVTIIEERGSTPRNAGSKMVVSATGLFDTIGGGHLEYKALHIARQMLEEHRTTPHLERFSLGASLGQCCGGATVLLFEPMAAVQAHIAVFGAGHVGRALVPLLAALPCRVRWIDSREQEFPELIPNGVTKVVSEEPVDEVADLPAGSYCIVMTHNHQLDLELTAAILKRNDFTWFGLIGSKTKRVKFEHRLRERGYDDALMARMRCPMGIAEVKGKLPIEIAVSIAGEIIATYNACFGQHDAAVNAGPIAQLLPPSRRSPAL